The stretch of DNA aaataaatctctgattactttttataatatgaatcataaaattaaataataaattcatcttTTAGGTCTGGGTCTACATTCCATATGATGGATAATTTTACTTGGAATTAGACAATGGAATTCGTCAGCATTTTAGGAAAATTCCACAAAACAAATCACATATACAATAGACTGCACATGAAGAACGGTACATTAATGCGCCTTTCACATCAAAATGAATGCACGTGGTTGCGAAAATTCATGGGAGTAGAATGTCATTGTCCTTAGCAGATAGGTGAGTCCGCTGTATAATCGCGACAGATACAGGGCTATAACGAATACCGTTAGTGCCCTGAGAGCATACAATCTTCTTTCTTTACCTTTCACCGTTTATCTCGATGACCGGATTATCGATCgcattaaaatagaataagcaaagatatattaaggcagatctttttattaagcagaaaaaaaattaactcaatacaaaattcaacattaaattgcaactttttttggtgcaaaaagaaattagaTTTAAGCAAATTTTTGTCGACAGAACTTACTTTTACTGTAAATACTGGAAATACAACCAcgcgatttaaaatattcacacACGCTTCCTTTGATGTTCTATAGCATAAAACTTTCGATCATTAAGGCCTAATcttcaatgtattttttgtatattgtttcTTGCTTTCTGTCTTCTGTATTTTTGCCTTTTTATGTGTTTATCGTATGGAATCAAGAAATATCgttatttacaatttcttctttatgaggaaaaatattttagaggcaaaaaaacaaaaaccaAAAAGCACACTATAGATTGGACATAAAACTCTCAAGCAATAGATTCTGACCCAAAGCTATACAATTCGCTTTACCtgaatgtaaaatacataaaaccTGAAAATGCATATCTGAAATACAACAAACGCGAAAACTAAACTAACTTATAATTTTAGCCAATCAATagatgcataaaatattttattatatttttttaaacgaccaaaaattatttcttaattaagtttttatttttcaatataaaatatattaattgaagtATATAGTAACAGAAAgccaaattaaattttttagaaactttatttggaattaaataagaaaaaagatttaaacaaaaactcaatatatttaactgaagaactgaaattaatttcttttttatgtctaatatataaaattttttaaacgattttttccaggaagaattaattaaggaaaaacagagagaattaaaatatagcattcaggaaagaaagagagctcGATGAGTCAACGACACAATTAACAAACAGCTGAAAATCCATTCCGTTACATTCTACTTTCAAGGTACGAAAGAAATGTAGCGGAACTCAGTGTCGCCGATATTAACTTACTTTTACTGTAGCTAACAAAAATATCGACACAAAATGCAATACAGAGTATTGCATTAGCATCTGCAGTCACATGATGGTACATCAAAGAACGATACACTTGATGCAGCTGCAAATCGCATTCCGATTCCAATCAAAAATCACAAACAAGAACCGTATGCAGTGATTAATTTTGCAGTATGcagtaagtaatttttatcgtaTCTAAAGATATTTCGCGACTCGATACAAAAGAATCGCAATATTGAACCAGACGTTGCATTCGAACGCATAAATGCATCTCTGATTACAATACGTACGTGCCATCTCGCTTGCTCGCACACATTCTATCGTCCATCCTGCTTTTTTTCTGGTAGCTCCCACTACATAGTTACGCATATCCTAGGAccgcatatacatatatacatgaaatCCGACACGCCTGTGTGTGCCGCGTAACTGTAGCCTCGAACCCAGACGCATCCCATGATAGAGAATCGTACTATCTTCGGagaaatgttaattttctttggaaattaacaaaaattccgaaagttaagaaaaaaataatctcgtgaatttttttccacaaatttccgtttattttttgatgtattaggccggtattcatagtccgttcttatatttaagattgtcttaagcacggacttatattcgctctcttcgtcacacatagattgtgtctgacgaagagagcgaatataagttcgtgcttaagacgatcttgaatataagaacggactatgaataccgcccttagAATAATATTCGACGGAGCGGTAAGTGATGGCGCTACTGTCGACACGGTGGCGACGCTGGGTGCGAGAGTACGGCCGGCTGCGTACGCGCATGTCTGCCTTGCAGAGCCTCTTTCTATCGTGGCATCCGAAGGTGAGTGGTTGTGCAGTCAGCGCGCCGCAAGACTATCCGACGAATCTCGTACCGAGGATACAGCATCGGACGACAGGTACAAAATAGAACGACGACCGTGGCTACGGCGTGCTGTGTTGTGCGTACAGTTTTACGATTTCGCCATCGGTTTCCGTGCAACTTGTACGTCGCTATCGTCGACGGTAAGATGCCGCATGGCCGGTCGGTCGTACTTTTCCTTTAATCTCGCCGGCTGCGTCGCTGCGCGTAATAACATCTCCGACGACGAATATTGTATCGCAGAAGGATCATCGTCGGTCGTGGGAATAAAATTCGCGCGAACGCGATCGGGAAAAAAATGAACGCCGGTCGTGCCGGCAGCGGGACGCGTCCGGGATCGTGAGAAACGACCGGATACATTATGGCGGCCGGGCTTGTCAGAGCGCTGGAGCTCCAGCAGTCACGAGTTCGTGATCGCATCGCTGGCGAAATTTCCGCGTGGCATTCCGATTTTTGTACCTTGCACAATTCCGGGCGAAAAATCGCGGTATTCGCGATACTGTGCGTTCGAGCGGCAGAGCCGAAAACCGGAAGCATGAGGTTAAAGTTCTCTTTCGTGAATCGCAGGCCCGCCTGGAGGCCGTGTGCAACAACGACCTTGCACGGCGACTTTCAGAACATACGCGATCAATTTTTTACGATCGACGAAATTACAGGATCTTCACATGCATATTGCCGGTGCAACGTTGTGCAGGAACGgttagataattaattgtgCAATAACGAAATTTCTCATCTGTTTCGTAGCCAAGATTACAATCTGGAAAGAAATCTCCATAAGCAATCGCAAAAATAAGATTAGTAAATCGAATAGTTGAATTTCGCCGTCGAAGATTAGCATAAAAAACTGGGCGGTATCCGCTCGTGCCTAGCACGGAACGATCTCGAGAAACGATCTGTCGTGCGATATTAACGATTCGTTACTCATGCGAAACGGAAGGGGTACTCCGGTTATCTGTATGCTAATAATGATCAATTTCGTAGAACCGCGAAATTCTATCGTCTAACCATTTTCCGCGTTCATATCAATACTCCAAAACATTGTTCGACTATAATTggcgtttaaaaaaaacttaattaaatccGTAAATTACTGTGCACGTTGCGAGCCGCGTGCGTCGATAAGGATACAACATATTTGCCACCTGATTAGCATGACTCGtttgaaattgattaaaatagtCGTCACTAATTCCGCGATTTTATCGAAGGGCTGCGGAAATGACGACGCTTGGTCCATTTGGGATGATGGAGAATCTCACAAAAAGAATTCGCAATAACGTGGCATCGTGCGCGATGTCGAGCGTCGTGAAAATCGTGGCAACAGCGCGTCGCTCCTCTCGTCATTTACAAAATGGCTGCCGGCTGCCATTCTCGAATATTCACGTTTGGCCACGTGGATGACGAACAAAGACATCGTCAAAGATCAAATATATTCTAATGAATTTCGCACGCAAATGCATTCTAAAATGATTGCACCATTTTACGTAATATGAAGTCAGTGACATTCAGCGTAAATCGAGCACAATGATTctgcaaattaaattgcaagaaTGCTTGGATACTTAATATCTTTCgattttatttagttatttattataagaatagTCAATTAACTCGGTACGAATTGTCGGATGGTTTCTAATGCAAAGTACTCGTTGCATATTGTCAGATTAACGATCAAAGAGTTTGTTTGACAcatgctaatttaacatatttatattctcaGTTTCACCAGAGTACTAGAAAAACTAGTAACGCCTAATACCACAAAATGGGTAAGGAGAAGATACACATCAATATAGTCGTTATTGGACATGTCGACTCCGGCAAGTCCACCACCACTGGTCACTTGATCTACAAATGTGGTGGTATCGACAAGCGTACCATCGAGAAGTTCGAGAAAGAAGCCCAGGAggtaatgtttaataatttatatactaataTCGCTGCTGAAAGAGTGCTTTTCTTATGACACAATGATgatagcaatttttttttcattcgtGGTTTCCACCAGAGAACATACTTCAATGATGGTTTCGAAACGTCTGAGTGtcatttgaaatttattttaaattttcgatattaaaattattttacaaatgatcaaatttgaaatagaaatctcattaattcctttttttcagATGGGCAAAGGTTCCTTCAAATATGCTTGGGTGTTGGATAAGCTGAAGGCTGAGCGTGAGCGTGGTATCACCATTGACATCGCCTTATGGAAGTTTGAGACTTCCAAATACTATGTCACCATTATTGACGCTCCTGGACATAgggattttattaaaaacatgatCACTGGTACTTCACAAGCTGATTGTGCCGTACTGATTGTTGCTGCTGGTACCGGTGAATTCGAGGCTGGTATCTCGAAGAATGGACAGACTCGTGAGCACGCTCTGCTCGCCTTTACACTCGGTGTCAAACAACTGATTGTCGGCGTTAACAAAATGGACTCCACCGAACCGCCGTACTCCGAGACTCGATTTGAGGAAATTAAGAAGGAAGTCTCGTCGTACATCAAAAAGATCGGCTATAATCCGGCTGCAGTGGCGTTTGTACCCATCTCCGGCTGGCATGGGGACAACATGTTGGAAGTATCCGCCAAGATGCCCTGGTTCAAGGGATGGACCGTGGAGCGCAAGGAAGGCAAGGGCGAAGGCAAATGCCTTATTGAAGCTCTTGATGCCATTCTGCCACCCACTAGGCCGACCGACAAGGCTCTTCGTCTTCCTCTTCAagtaagatttaattttattattacgatttACTTTTTGCAAGCACCATTATATGATGATAAAACCTTATAATTTCATTCGTGGTTTCCACCGGAGGATTATCGATCCTATGATGGTTTTGAACGTCTGATTTCATCaagtgttaaaaaatatccaaCTAATCTTGTTGAATTGAAATAATGACTGTCTTTTGATCGCAGGACGTGTACAAAATTGGAGGTATCGGAACGGTACCTGTAGGCCGTGTCGAAACTGGTGTATTGAAGCCCGGTATGGTAGTCACTTTTGCTCCCGCTGGTTTGACCACTGAAGTCAAATCCGTTGAAATGCACCATGAGGCTCTTCAAGAAGCTGTTCCTGGTGACAATGTTGGTTTTAACGTGAAGAACGTGTCTGTTAAGGAATTGCGTCGTGGATATGTTGCGGGAGATTCCAAGAACAACCCACCCAAGGGTGCTGCTGACTTTACCGCACAGGTAGATCTATTGTActtaataatactttattacaatttattatttacactatgatgagaatttatattacttcATTCGTGGTTTCCACCGGAAAACTCGTTTTGATGACGGTTGAATATGTCTGAGTGTCttgatgtttaaattttattaaattatggttaaattctattaattttatcaatgaaacaaaatatgtaaatgaacAAATgattaatgcaattattttttacgtagGTCATCGTGCTGAATCATCCTGGTCAGATCAGCAACGGATACACGCCTGTGTTGGATTGCCACACCGCCCATATCGCCTGTAAATTCGCCGAGATCAAAGAGAAGTGCGACCGTCGTACGGGTAAGACGACGGAGGAAAATCCGAAAGCTATCAAATCCGGTGACGCCGCCATCGTCACCCTGGTGCCCAGCAAGCCCATGTGCGTCGAGGCTTTCCAAGAATTCCCGCCTCTGGGACGTTTTGCAGTCCGTGACATGCGTCAGACGGTAGCAGTCGGTGTCATCAAGGCTGTCACCTTCAAGGACCAAGCAGGCAAAGTCACCAAGGCCGCTGAGAAAGCCCAGAAGAAGAAATAACCACTATAATagaaactataaaataataaaaaaactttcataTGCATATACCGATAGTTTCCGTGCGAATATATCGCCGGGTGGACGCCGGCGTTACATCAGTCGACGTAACTCACCCTTTCTTGTTCGAAGGTGGTTAATAAGACCATTTCGTAGAAAAAGTATCGAAAATTTGGATTTactttacaaagaaaaaacgattataaaattgaatggaaataaatttttgttgtcAGGATAAAGGGAAGTTACTTCATTTAACAACTATCTTTCTTACATAACGTTACGCAAGACATTACTTTATcttgataacaaaatttatttctattgaaTTCTATaatcgttttttctttttcaataaccCATACCGATAGTCTAACAATGATTAATACAGAATGCTGCCGTGGATAAAAGGATATTAAAGCATTCAACAAATGAGTTTATTGCTACTTGAGTCAACAAAATGAGAGCggtaattgtaataataacaacaTTTGGACCGCAAAGgaacatcaatatttaaacAGGTATTGTATATtaggaagaaaattattcgtgCAAATTATAGAAAGTCGCTTATTTCGCTCTTTTcacgaaattatttcaacactTATTTTAAAGTGAAGTTGATGAAGTATAGAAGTCAAAAGACTCTATGTTAGTCGTCTTTTGACTTCTATACTTTAATCGATCAACTtcactttaaaataaatgttgaaataagcAAGACTTTCTATAATTTGCACGcacgaataattttctttccatCCATTTCTTTTCCAATTTCTGGTAACTACTGCATTGAAAGTTTCGGTACCAAAGTGAATTAGACACTTCGGTATCAAAACTTTCAATGTAGTAGTTAccagaaataataaatcacattttaacacattattattgtttctaTTTGTCAACATAATTACTCAGGCAGTAACATCTTGTTTATTAtctttgtgaaattatttattattctgacacctataataataataatatgatctAGTGGAAGCGAAATAATGGTGTAATGCTTCACTAATCATTTGCCTGGTACTCAATGTAGCATTATCTGTACCTAAATCCTGTGGATCTATCGATATGGGAAATTTATAGAGGAGATAACGATAGGGTTTTGACAAAAGTATGTTTTATTGGCAGGTTT from Linepithema humile isolate Giens D197 chromosome 2, Lhum_UNIL_v1.0, whole genome shotgun sequence encodes:
- the LOC105678714 gene encoding elongation factor 1-alpha, yielding MGKEKIHINIVVIGHVDSGKSTTTGHLIYKCGGIDKRTIEKFEKEAQEMGKGSFKYAWVLDKLKAERERGITIDIALWKFETSKYYVTIIDAPGHRDFIKNMITGTSQADCAVLIVAAGTGEFEAGISKNGQTREHALLAFTLGVKQLIVGVNKMDSTEPPYSETRFEEIKKEVSSYIKKIGYNPAAVAFVPISGWHGDNMLEVSAKMPWFKGWTVERKEGKGEGKCLIEALDAILPPTRPTDKALRLPLQDVYKIGGIGTVPVGRVETGVLKPGMVVTFAPAGLTTEVKSVEMHHEALQEAVPGDNVGFNVKNVSVKELRRGYVAGDSKNNPPKGAADFTAQVIVLNHPGQISNGYTPVLDCHTAHIACKFAEIKEKCDRRTGKTTEENPKAIKSGDAAIVTLVPSKPMCVEAFQEFPPLGRFAVRDMRQTVAVGVIKAVTFKDQAGKVTKAAEKAQKKK